The DNA sequence catttataatcaAAGGCAAAATGGGTATTATTTCTTGGTCATAATGgtcaccatcttatcttaaagagctaaTGGTGCCGTCTTGCCCCTCTAGAACATTACCCTCCCAGATtacaggcctgctcgtggtacctacagtctctaaagccctgtttccacgaagcggtccggtttggttcagtacagttcggtacggtaaaccctgaacttgcttgcgtttccacagccaactgtACTCTTATTTAGTAAGCGGAGTGTAAGGCAGagatggagatagccgcgtcagctatgtaataatgtgacatcatagcagcccaacacaatGTAGCCCGTTATGAATTAAGTTAAACGTTCAAGAAGAACAAGGACGCAGTAAACAAGGGAtccctttagggtcggatcggtacccttggcacaccaacagaagggtaccaaaaaagtaggacggtacagatcCGTTATTTTGATACCATTACCTACTTTTGACTGTGGAgacgccaataaatgggtaccgtaCCGAACCGAACTGGACCGGACAACTTGGTGGAAATGGGgcttaaatgtaatatgggaggtagagccttcagttatcaggccctTCTCttttggaatcatctaccagtcagggtccaggaggcagacacccTCTGTACACTTACACCCTCTAGTAGATTTAAAACCCCTGCTTCCTTTTTGATAGCAGCTTATAGTTTGAGGGCTGGCTCAGGTAAGGACCAGCTCTTAATAATGCTGCTATAAGCCTAGACTGCCGCCTGCCGGGGGAGCTGGCACATTgagctcctgtctctctctccctctctctctctctctctctgtgcatttacatcatattactgcctGTCACTTTCCATAATGTTCAGGAGTGCCTGAGCTTCCTTGTCTCGTAGGTTCCTCTGTATTATTGGTGTGAATGGCCATATGCTTTAGactcccctcccccacccctggTCTTTATAAATTGGTTTAATAAAGAGCGAGGTATAGACCTGCTGTTGACTAAGTCATATAGCTTACATTATTTAGGTAATATGAGTACATTTGTTACATAACACATAAACCTAAGTAACATGACATACTCGCGTTACTTTTGGGACTACATATGACCTTTAATAAACTCAGACCATTATCTTTTTCCTAAACCTAAGCAAGTTGTTTCAGAGTCTTGTGCGAACCACCACATGGGATATTTAATGTGTAAAGTGGATGCTGCAAGGATGCTAAATATATCTGTCCAATTCACTCCGCACAATGACAAAAGCAATGAAACTAGTTTGATTTGGCCAGCTATATAACAGAATATCTCTTGATGGTCATGCTTGAGGTTAATTTGATGTAAAGTAATATGAACTTTAGGATGAAATCTCTGGTTACCTCGCTCTGTTGGCTGTGTCTCTGCCCTCACAGACCAACTGAGCAGAGTGATGTCGGTGAATACCTGCCGGTCAATAATAGATGCTTCAAACTAAGAGCCAAAACGAAAGAAACTGTTAGTCTTTGGTGACACGTGAATTTAAAGGTCAAATGATAGCCAAACATGTACACTGCTGCTTCTTGTACCTGCTGGAAGAATTTAAGTTGGTTGGTTGGGTCTGTGAGGTCTAAGTTAGTCAGCAACCTCATCTTTATCACAGTCCTTCTCTGAACATCTGGAAACACAGTGGCACCATATCATAACAtctttaataacaataactacAGAGCATCTTGTATGAACTCCAATAGtaaactattttatttaaagttctcTTTGGGCCAttttcaaataaaggcaaaaagctcaaaaatatgtctttaaaaagtgtagatgtgcagcttttaaaactttttaactGTCCAGACCGTACCACAAACATGAGTTTAAACTATTTATTATCAAGAATATTTACCTGTCCCGATGGTGGCAGGTTCAGGGATCGGAGCTGGAGTGACTTCAGTAATTTCTGAGCgaggagagaaaagatgaagagTGCAAAAGAAAGCGAGTCAGCGTTGGTCCATCGATTGTCTGTGAAGGTTTTCAGTCGTCCAGGTCATAGTGAATCAAAGCTTCATCTAAAAGGCAACTAGAGATAGTTGaagctttttctttaaagacttttcaCCTCATGCTGAAAGACTTTTTCAGCAACTTTTAAGCGAGTGAAAAAGGTTTCCAAAACGCTGTATGTTCTTTGCGCGACgaatagaaacaaacagtacaaaaGTGTCTGTTGCGTCTGGGCTTACTGTGGCACAGAAAGTTGAATCTGCTGCTACAATTCCAGTCGTCCCATCCCCCGTCTTGCATAGTAACACACGCCCGAGGGTTGTTATCGTTACTGGGCTGATATGCCAGCCACTTTCTGAAAAAGGAGCTGCTGCCGTCCGACCACTTCCAGGGGACCCTGTGCAGGCCGATCCAGGCCTCCTGCACACCTATGCCCTCCTGCAGCCTGCGCTTCAGCTCCAGGTTCTCTGCCGGACTCCTCACGCTCACCAGATCTGTGTGGTGCTGCCTGCAGAAGTGTCGAGCATCAAACCAGCTCTTGTCTTCGACCACCAGCACATAGTGATCATCACCACCATCTATatggaggaaaaaaggaaaaccatGTAACTTGCGAAATAGAACGACGACAGGGCGGGACGACAACCGGACGCAAAGTGGCTGCTGTTTTAAACGGCTTCTGTTTTTCTAACCAATCGTGGATTTTTATCATATTAACAAAATCGCTGTGTACAGCTGTACTGCtaacctactaacttaatgatgatggtctccatattattgatgatgatgatggtaatgacgatggtttttgtttgataacgacgacttataagatggtttctatactgattagagctctcaagaactgccctcaatgttgtgctttgcctctggtcacttcctgtcagcacctgtgtgtccaatcagactcaaagctgatcgtttgctcttactgacattgttcccttttttctagatccttgcttgtgttgttcttactctctgatgtacgtcgctttggataaaaagcgtctgctgagtgaattgtagctGTATAACTGCAGATGACATCAGAGTACCATCTATCTGcgtaagtgtttttttctgtgatcaaaattaaaacatcagtttgacagccctaggtatcttttttaaatgttttaaataaagcaaatatCCCCgcaaattattattatcaatgaAGTCTTCAGTCTCTGATCAATCAAAAGAGgttcaattaaaacaattaGTCATCTGTACAGCcataaacacagcagctcaaCATATAATAGCCCCTATGCTTCCCACCCTCAGCGTAACATCAAAAGGGAAAATGGCCAACATGTGAATATTGTGAATATGGCACACAGATAATTAGTATTTTTAATCATTCAGTTGAGTGCTCTCTCCTGTACGCACAGCTCACCGTTGAAACAAACGAGAGGCATTTCGACCGTGCAGCTGTTGTTCGTCCAGACGCCCTTTTCCGTCATGGAGGCGCAGTACTCGCCTGACTCCGCGTTGTCTGGCCCGCTCTCCTCCCATTGCCTGTAGTCCGGATCTAGTCCTGCGTAGAACTGCTCGCCCACCAGAGACCATTTCCAGGTGTTCACATCACCATACAGGCCGATCCAGAAGGACGTGGTCCAGTTGACGGCCATGTTGTGAATTGCGTCGACTCCCTCCTCGTTGTAAATGGTGGCCAGGTCATCGTGCTCGGCTCTGCAGTAGCTCTGGGCCTCAGTCCAGTTCAGCTTCAAGTTGGTGATGAGAGTGTACTCATGTAAGACGGACATGGAGTCTAAATTGGGAATAAAAACGTTACTCTTTCTGCTGCCCTTGAAATACTGTTGAAAATGTGGCAGTGTAGTTCCTCTTTCAGGTCATTAAAGTTTGCAAGATTTGAAAagttaagagagaaaaaaggagaataaaaaaacatataactatgtttttttttttcagatatcaTTGTTTagagcaggggtgtccaaagtgcggcccgagggccatttgcggcccttggggggattttttgcggcccgtgacttcaaatgaagaatcagaaggttttgattaagattggcacattatcttatttttctttttcatgttaacaagggctgaacaatatccctaaaatagaaaatgttcagtaacatgtttgttgttgttctttaaatctacagcttttactattttccacatttttttgtaaactatgaaaaacaaCGTATGCacagtttttgcaaacaagtggactgttgtttaaccatttaatgacctgagctaaatgcagaaagcttttccaaaaaaacatgaaccacgttacaggctctgaggaaaaaaacaaataaagtggaacgaagaaattaaaatatttgatttccttttattaaagggtttctttagcgagccttttgattctgatctacaaagccttactattttttcaactatattttaaaaaacaaaacctgtggcccgcgagcgattctaacacaaCAATTTTGACCCGCGTTTGGACACCACTGGTTTAGACGTTTCATTACCCAAcagtataaaaatgtgtttgcatcTTGACAACATTAAAATGCGGCTCaaatttgtgtaaatgtgttaatttcttGAATCCATTCAGATTAATGATACTGATATAAAATGTGGAACGCCAGTCACGACTAAAACTGGGctaaaatatttgactttctcTTGTATTTACATAATAAACGGTAGTGTTGGAATTGGTAGTGAAATAGCTGCTGTTGTGGTGTAAAGCCCTTAAAATTAATGTCACCATATTTACTTAACCTTTAACCCATCAACGGTTTTTGAGTTATATGACTTCATTTCAAATCGTTATCAACAATACGGTAATATTCAGAAAACTAgacagaaaaagtattttcttacCCGTCTTGGGGATGACTGCCACAATAATGAAAAAGGTCCCTGCAAATTACATGTCAAATCCATTTTCAAGAAAAATgcgtttgaataaaaaaagattgtattctttaaaaataGCTAAAACTGGTTACTTAATTTTTGCAAAGTTGGTGATAAGAGGAGTACAAACCAAAGAAAAGCAGACTCTTCAAACGTCCCTCCATGTTCTGCAGtcatcagacaaaaaaaacccaaatgtagcaatataaaagaaaattcaaacaCAGAGGTCTTGCATCTCTGTGAATGTTGCCTTACCTTCTCTGGTTGTGTCTTCAAATTGAAGAAAATTTACTCTCGAGTCTCCTTACCTGACTCCCAAGTTTGGATACTAAATGGTCCGTGACCACAGGACAGTGgttgtgtgttttagttttgcACTTTTGGTGAGAACGATGGTCTGTTTAAGATAGTCAGAGAAGACATGTTTGTTCAATGTGAGAACATGTCTACAGCTCAGCATGCTGCCAACTTAAGATGACAAGATGCAAATagacaaaaacaagcaaatagTGAAAACATCTTTACCAATTTGACAGTACACAGGTGACTTCAtgcaaataacacaacaaaagtaCAGATATGCTGAATTATGCAGGCGTCAACTGGAACTGGAACCGgtaaaaagtgataaaaaagaACTTTTTGTAAGgtgtactttttgtttttgtttctagcCATGAGTATCCCAGTCCTATTCATGACTTCTTTCATATCTTCCAATCTGTTTGAAGCCTTAATAAAGTGTTTATCGGTATTTgtagtattttttaaacttcaggGGGTGTTGTAAATACGTAAATATAAACGTGTGTTGTGTCTATTTGcatgatttttctttcttatgtGCCATGAAAGATTATGGCCACAGTATGGATTTATAGGTAAAATCCGGAGTTAGGGTATGGGGAATTCAAGAAAaaacgtgtgcatgtgtgaaggtGTATGTTTGTGAATGTATCTTTGTGGGGACCGATGAGATTTTTGATACTTGAGAGTGAGGACACTTTGCAAAGTGAGgacccttgctccctatccctcttcctgcatcttatcccatctctccccctatccctttccaagcccggcgcagtctaggcctgtgatggctgtttcgtcatgagccggggatccagccgaagatttctgccttttaataagacagttttttcttaccactgtaacttttgctgctttgctaaaagtgctcatgatggataggccggaaacataacaatgagtaaggtctgttacctgctttttgtaacataacaatgaataaggtctttttacctgctcttttgtaatgttaacagacaaagagtaaggtattttacctgtttcttgtaaagtgtctcgagataacacttgttatgagttgatgctatacaaataaaaattgattgattgattgattgacttttcCCCTTATACTACTTTTAATCCTTACAACATTATGGATTCAAAGGTAAAGACCACATTTAGGTTGTGGGGAAGTAATGAGGTCTGGaaaaaagtgtgcatgtgtgaaggtgtatgtttgtgcatgtatctTTGTGGGGACCAATGACGCTTTTTATTGTTGAAAGTGAGGACACTTTGCTAAACGAGGACATTTCCCCTTACGCTACTTTCATTAATTCCAAAATCAAGGATTCAAAGGTAAAGATTAATTTAGTTTGTGGGGAATGAATGCTTTCATGAAAACAGTGTGCGTCTGCTTTTTCTTATGTCTTTGTGGGGACCGTTGGGGATTTTTGATTCTGGAGTACGAGGAGATCTCTGAAAAGCGAGGGCATTTACCCTTATTGCTGTGCTCATGACGTCACCGGATTTTAGgtgtactttaatgtttttacgTTTTCAAATGTTCATTCATAAAGGTGTTTAAATTCTGCGCTTGTCATATGccgtttgtttttcagaaattcatatttttgtgtACTTCTAAACAGTTTATGGGAAAAAGCCAACAGTTGAAGGTTGGTATTTAGTTTTGGTTAAGTTAGGGGATGGGCATGGACACGTGTATGTGGTCGTAAGTGTCTGCATGTAGGAGTGACGTTTCTTTGTAAACTTTGGTTTGCAGTAGACCTCTACAGTGTTTACATGATGTCTGGACCAGACATTTGGTTACTGTTGGTTACTGTTGTTTGTCTGAGCATGAGGGGGCGAGTTGTTTTGAAAAGACCAGGTGGgacagacaacaacaactacatgtaggggggggggggggggtacttgTTAAAGGACATTTGGATTTTGTCATTGTGACATTACACAAGGGAATTCATTGATGTTGCATGTTGTACTTTGGCAACAATATTGTGTAGAATTATTTCCTCTTATATGACCAtttatcaatttttttttaaagttgtgcaaatgtgaaaaacagTACAAGTActagacaataaaaacaatgcatgtAAAAACTGAGCAGGACAATTCAGATATCAATGAATATTACGACGTGTGCATCAGTGTTGGGATGTGAAAGGTTAGGGACTGTGTAATGCGCATGCTGTGGGGCAAGGGGTAAAGGTCCTCTGATTTCTCCAAGtacaagaaacacaaaataaccaaaatgaatgaatccatCCAAAAGAGATAGTTtgtagaaatggaaaaaaaaaaatcaaagaagatCCTGTGAGAAACTAGGACAGAAGAAATGGCTTTGAGGGTTcctctttcatcattttcactaAGGCTGCTCTTCTCTTACAACCTTTCAGaataatcattttaaccacGGCCCAGTTTAAATCGATTTACGGCTTTATTAgctaattttcttttcttgttcatTAACCATTCCCTTTTACGCCGGCCTACTACAGTAcaccattttcattttaattagttGGAATCTAaggagaaatttaaaaaaaaaaaaaaagaagttatatTTGATTTAAGGTGTTTAAAGGGCAAAACTGTAATTTTGCCAACACTAAAAATtagttaaacttttttttttttttttttaaagcagctggTGGgactttcaaataaaacaaagatcaaagattaaaaagatcaaacaaaagaaaatactcTTAAAACtttttgatgtgaaaacatttctttgaagtCAGAAAACTTTGAATTACCCCCAAatgtaattgtttaaaaaataatttggcttctttattttctttaaacctAAAGAtacctcttttcttttttcagaattattgagaaaaaaaaatgttcacaaaaaaaaatcaaaagctttcaatagaaataaaaagtctaaatagTCACACAAATTTTCTCTCCtaccttagaaaaaaaaacattttttttttgcattttcaacTTAGTTCAGAAATCATGCGCACTCCaaaagtttaataaaataatccaAGGCAgagtgtgatttaaaatgtctatgtattcagacaaacaaaatgcaaataaaaaacatttccaataaTTTGTGCGGAGAGGAACGTTCAGTTTTATGAAAGGGAAACAGTTCTTAGTTTACAagcaaaattaatttaaaaagccatttttcaataaaatcaaagtGCCTTCATAATAGATGGATAAAAACCATCTGGACAGAATCACCTCTGAAGCGTAGAAGTTGTAAATGTTGACTTTAACTTTTCAAGCCTTCCTCAAGTGTTTCATAGAAAGCCAATTTGGTTTTTTTCCCTGAGTTTCTACATTCAGACAaccgataaaaaaaaagaaatgttgaaaaCGAGGTG is a window from the Labrus mixtus chromosome 23, fLabMix1.1, whole genome shotgun sequence genome containing:
- the LOC132958944 gene encoding macrophage mannose receptor 1, which produces MTEKGVWTNNSCTVEMPLVCFNDGGDDHYVLVVEDKSWFDARHFCRQHHTDLVSVRSPAENLELKRRLQEGIGVQEAWIGLHRVPWKWSDGSSSFFRKWLAYQPSNDNNPRACVTMQDGGWDDWNCSSRFNFLCHKITEVTPAPIPEPATIGTDVQRRTVIKMRLLTNLDLTDPTNQLKFFQQFEASIIDRQVFTDITLLSWSVRAETQPTERDERGEEIKKKLN